In Anaerolineales bacterium, one DNA window encodes the following:
- a CDS encoding FkbM family methyltransferase, translating to MFIPITEKRKKQFCAKLFSGIQSPIGFIDVGSGGALKPPWTLLPTAYLNKIDFDPEEIRSDKQLPVCISNKRGMGTFFIAHDPRASSLHPPSQSFARRFGQDGILTKEGIQVELTTLDSLFMSRHQELDLLDINVEGHDYFVLEGAAQLLKKAFIKCIKIEFELTEVWQGQGWFSEIDKFLRSNGYDLVNIDIEYSRPVNARSIYHQGEPLWGKAIYFPSVSNWEQKRENANIKDDILKAVGLYVILDLPGRAIDILNIAAQYGCIDARVEREKTSEIVSIFHFAKFDYWINRLLRKIG from the coding sequence ATGTTTATTCCAATAACTGAAAAACGTAAGAAACAGTTTTGCGCGAAGTTGTTTTCCGGCATCCAATCGCCAATTGGTTTTATAGATGTTGGTTCGGGAGGCGCGCTAAAACCCCCCTGGACTTTGTTGCCAACAGCATATCTTAATAAAATAGATTTTGATCCTGAAGAAATTCGTTCTGATAAACAACTCCCCGTTTGTATTTCAAACAAAAGGGGAATGGGCACTTTTTTCATAGCACATGACCCCAGGGCATCGTCTTTGCATCCACCTTCTCAATCTTTTGCCAGGCGATTTGGTCAGGATGGCATCCTAACAAAAGAAGGGATTCAGGTGGAATTAACAACACTTGACTCCTTGTTCATGAGCCGACACCAAGAATTAGATTTGCTGGATATAAATGTAGAAGGGCATGATTATTTTGTTTTAGAGGGCGCTGCTCAACTTCTAAAAAAAGCATTTATCAAATGCATAAAAATTGAATTTGAATTAACTGAAGTTTGGCAGGGGCAAGGCTGGTTTAGCGAGATTGACAAATTCTTGCGAAGTAACGGCTATGATTTGGTTAACATTGATATCGAATATAGTCGCCCTGTAAATGCGCGTTCCATTTATCATCAAGGTGAGCCTCTTTGGGGGAAGGCGATCTATTTTCCTAGTGTATCCAATTGGGAACAGAAACGAGAAAATGCTAATATAAAAGACGATATCTTAAAGGCAGTTGGACTATATGTTATTCTTGACTTGCCCGGTCGTGCTATAGATATCTTAAACATCGCAGCTCAATATGGTTGCATAGATGCTCGTGTGGAAAGAGAAAAAACATCAGAAATTGTTTCAATCTTTCACTTTGCTAAATTTGATTACTGGATTAATCGGCTCCTGAGAAAAATCGGCTGA
- a CDS encoding class I SAM-dependent methyltransferase — protein MTSDLNKQILTEQKGWSAPDSLEFYRSHRNTKDDLYESEKFFLPAVLQEVNSVLDVGCAAGGFSRIMKSFNPKLRYVGVDITPELIETARQDYPDSEFYVNDGVNFPFSAGSFDLVHCTGVLHVNSHYQEMLKAMWEQTNRYLLCDFRLTHTASVLGEIEIRFGENTQATRLPYYIMNVDELMVVVKTLLPAPALIRAKGYMHAVSPTAKIALDQVIMAFFLFEKGSSPTTIIELDLPGN, from the coding sequence ATGACCAGTGATTTGAATAAACAGATTCTTACAGAACAAAAAGGCTGGTCAGCACCAGATAGCCTAGAATTTTACCGTTCACATCGAAATACAAAAGATGATTTGTATGAATCTGAGAAATTTTTCCTGCCTGCTGTATTACAAGAAGTAAACTCAGTATTAGATGTTGGTTGTGCGGCGGGAGGGTTTAGTCGCATTATGAAGTCATTTAATCCAAAACTGCGTTACGTAGGTGTTGATATCACTCCTGAATTAATTGAGACGGCTCGACAAGATTATCCTGATAGCGAATTTTATGTGAATGATGGTGTGAATTTTCCATTTTCTGCTGGCTCTTTTGACTTGGTACACTGCACAGGTGTTTTGCATGTAAATTCACATTATCAAGAAATGCTGAAAGCTATGTGGGAGCAAACCAATCGTTACTTGCTATGTGATTTCCGCCTTACTCATACAGCATCTGTACTGGGAGAAATTGAAATTCGCTTTGGCGAGAATACACAGGCTACCCGCCTTCCTTACTACATTATGAATGTTGATGAACTGATGGTGGTTGTCAAAACACTACTGCCTGCTCCTGCTTTAATTCGTGCGAAAGGATATATGCACGCTGTTTCACCAACTGCAAAAATTGCGCTGGATCAGGTCATCATGGCTTTTTTCTTGTTTGAAAAAGGATCTAGCCCTACGACGATAATTGAATTAGACCTGCCCGGCAATTAG
- a CDS encoding aminotransferase class I/II-fold pyridoxal phosphate-dependent enzyme — MILPNEHLLNVRRVKENMGERTEYVRLDRNERVEPVSQAVFQDMLTTLEPEMFCAYPDPTPLYQRLSKTLNVPEEYLYLTNGSDAAIRMLFQTFVRPGDSIIFPDPTYAMYAIYSQIFQAQARTIPYEETMKFDIDLMLEYLMEKPRILAIANPDQPTGSTLSESIIRKLAAAARDVNTLFVVDEAYFPFYPRTVVDLVHEFDNIVITRTFSKVGGLAGLRLGYFAAHPEIVHNVHRIRGAHEVNEMSIAIGNYVLDHPELTEQYLADVEAGRNVLEEAALDLGLGFPECPANFQLIRFTGMNNTQEIVASLKQQGYLVKGGFSSPAVQDCIRITLGGPDVMIGFVDALRCVTKDLWRKP; from the coding sequence ATGATTCTGCCCAATGAACATTTATTGAATGTACGCCGCGTGAAAGAGAATATGGGTGAACGCACAGAGTATGTGCGTCTTGACCGAAATGAACGAGTTGAACCAGTGTCCCAAGCTGTTTTTCAGGATATGTTAACTACGCTTGAGCCCGAAATGTTTTGCGCATATCCAGATCCAACACCTCTTTATCAGAGGTTGAGTAAAACCCTGAACGTTCCTGAAGAATATCTTTACTTGACAAACGGCTCAGATGCCGCCATCCGCATGCTTTTTCAAACTTTTGTTCGCCCCGGCGACTCGATTATATTTCCGGACCCAACCTATGCGATGTACGCAATTTACTCTCAAATATTTCAAGCGCAAGCAAGAACTATCCCTTACGAAGAAACGATGAAATTTGATATTGACTTAATGCTTGAATATTTAATGGAAAAACCACGTATCTTAGCAATTGCTAATCCAGACCAGCCCACAGGTTCTACGCTTTCAGAATCAATCATTCGTAAGTTGGCTGCCGCCGCAAGAGATGTAAATACATTATTTGTTGTTGATGAGGCATATTTCCCATTCTATCCTCGTACAGTTGTAGATTTGGTGCATGAGTTTGATAATATTGTTATCACTCGAACATTTTCCAAAGTCGGCGGATTGGCTGGTTTGCGGCTTGGTTATTTTGCAGCGCATCCGGAAATTGTTCACAATGTTCATAGAATAAGAGGCGCACATGAAGTTAATGAGATGTCTATTGCCATTGGAAATTATGTCCTGGATCATCCTGAATTGACCGAACAATATCTTGCGGATGTGGAAGCCGGGCGGAATGTCTTGGAAGAAGCGGCGCTTGATCTTGGATTGGGATTCCCGGAATGCCCGGCAAACTTTCAATTGATACGATTTACAGGAATGAATAACACACAGGAAATTGTCGCTTCACTCAAACAACAGGGGTACCTTGTAAAGGGCGGATTTTCATCTCCGGCTGTTCAAGATTGTATTCGTATTACATTAGGCGGACCAGATGTCATGATAGGATTTGTAGATGCTCTGCGTTGCGTTACCAAGGATTTATGGAGGAAGCCATGA
- a CDS encoding class I SAM-dependent methyltransferase, producing the protein MNNPVCRLCGSADAELIDDKVSDAPESAEYKCRGCEIVYLFPIMSEKEEADFYRAEFEKYMSGRSGATWKSPQIHFRSYQAEGERRLPLVRPFLKPEDDVLEIGSSTGYFLDDLRGHVNSVTGLEPSQAYRDYANSIGIKTYNSLDELSVKRFDVLFLYYVLEHLRDPIGYMASLSAWLKPNGRILLEVPNVDDILLSPYNIPNFAPFYWQKAHYYNFSHKTLKDVLIRAGYDVQMIPAQRYDLSNHMVWMMEGKPGGVGRFKDIFTPGLESAYAEALRKQWKCDTLFAVATRKGEK; encoded by the coding sequence ATGAATAACCCCGTTTGTCGTTTGTGCGGCTCAGCAGATGCTGAATTAATTGATGATAAAGTTTCTGATGCGCCCGAATCAGCAGAATATAAATGCCGTGGATGTGAAATTGTTTATCTTTTTCCGATTATGTCTGAAAAGGAAGAAGCCGATTTTTACCGCGCTGAGTTCGAGAAATACATGTCAGGCCGTTCAGGTGCAACTTGGAAAAGCCCTCAAATCCATTTTCGTTCCTATCAAGCGGAAGGGGAACGCCGCCTTCCGCTTGTGCGTCCTTTCCTAAAACCGGAGGACGATGTGTTGGAAATTGGCAGTTCCACAGGCTATTTCCTGGATGATTTACGAGGACATGTCAATTCTGTAACTGGACTTGAACCGAGCCAAGCCTATCGTGATTATGCAAACAGCATTGGCATAAAAACCTATAACTCTTTGGATGAGCTTTCAGTAAAACGTTTTGATGTTCTGTTTTTATATTATGTACTTGAGCATTTGCGCGACCCAATTGGTTATATGGCTTCATTATCTGCATGGTTAAAACCGAACGGGAGAATCCTGCTTGAAGTTCCGAATGTGGATGATATATTGTTAAGCCCATACAACATTCCAAACTTTGCGCCATTTTATTGGCAGAAGGCACATTACTATAACTTTTCACATAAAACCTTGAAAGATGTTCTCATCCGTGCAGGTTATGATGTGCAAATGATTCCCGCCCAGCGTTATGATCTATCCAATCACATGGTCTGGATGATGGAAGGCAAACCCGGCGGCGTTGGGCGCTTCAAAGATATATTTACACCCGGCCTTGAAAGTGCGTATGCGGAAGCATTAAGAAAACAATGGAAGTGTGATACGTTATTTGCAGTTGCAACACGGAAAGGAGAGAAATGA
- a CDS encoding NAD-dependent epimerase/dehydratase family protein, with translation MRVLITGGAGFIGSALAHRLIAEGHQVSVVDNLSTGKQANIPQEAEFVEYDLAKADCLNHLPAGKFDAVCHLAAQSSGPASIEMPYYDLQVNAASTLLLSRWCLKNNTSRFLYASSMTVYGNKHASPVSEDAVCEPIAYYGVSKLASEHLLRLASLEGLQATSFRMFSVYGPGQNLGNMKQGMASIFMAYLLRGEEVPVTGPLERFRDFIYIDDVIDAWINALNMKQTPSPIYNLGTGKATTVRELLKTLMDAMRLDKNHPIKELPGSAFDQFGLTANISLAEKELNWKPKMGLSDGLRKMAAWAKKEVL, from the coding sequence ATGAGAGTATTAATTACAGGCGGCGCGGGGTTTATTGGCTCTGCATTGGCACACCGTTTGATTGCCGAAGGGCATCAGGTATCGGTGGTGGATAATTTGTCCACGGGCAAACAGGCAAACATCCCCCAAGAAGCGGAATTTGTCGAATATGATCTTGCAAAGGCGGATTGCCTCAATCACCTTCCAGCAGGAAAATTTGATGCGGTCTGTCATCTGGCAGCGCAGTCATCGGGACCTGCTTCGATTGAAATGCCGTATTACGATTTGCAGGTCAATGCGGCGTCCACGTTGTTGTTATCGCGCTGGTGTTTGAAAAATAACACTTCACGCTTTTTATATGCCAGTTCGATGACCGTGTATGGAAATAAGCATGCCTCGCCTGTTTCAGAGGATGCAGTTTGTGAGCCGATTGCGTATTACGGTGTATCGAAACTGGCTTCCGAACATTTGTTACGCCTGGCTTCATTAGAAGGTCTGCAAGCCACTTCTTTTCGCATGTTTAGCGTGTACGGACCCGGGCAGAATTTAGGAAATATGAAGCAAGGCATGGCAAGCATTTTTATGGCGTATTTGCTGCGCGGTGAGGAAGTGCCGGTGACCGGCCCGCTTGAAAGATTCCGTGATTTTATTTATATTGATGATGTAATCGATGCCTGGATAAATGCTTTGAATATGAAACAAACCCCGTCACCAATTTACAACCTCGGCACAGGCAAAGCGACCACCGTGCGCGAATTGTTAAAAACTTTAATGGATGCAATGCGGCTTGATAAAAATCACCCGATTAAAGAATTACCAGGCTCTGCCTTTGACCAATTTGGATTAACGGCAAACATTTCACTTGCTGAAAAAGAATTAAATTGGAAACCAAAAATGGGCTTGTCTGATGGGCTAAGGAAAATGGCGGCGTGGGCAAAGAAGGAAGTTTTATGA
- a CDS encoding Gfo/Idh/MocA family oxidoreductase has translation MKPPELHFALIGCGRIAKNHLGPITEIQGAKLVAVCDLIPERAEGYAQKYNVPAYINYHTMLQKENVDVVCILTPSGIHPQHTIDVISRYKKHVVVEKPMALARDDLARMKSAADTNGVKIFPVYQNRYNKAVQKVRDDLLSGALGKPVLGTVRLRWCRPQTYYDRDAWRGTWAMDGGALTNQGIHYIDLLLYMLGDIESVTARAATQLVDVEVEDTFVATLKFKNGALGVIEVTTAARPDDFEASISVLAEKGTAILTGIASNQLGTYTLNPENANTYSEDFPDAYGFGHWNFFRDVIADLKDEKPHPLSFEEGTRAIRLLNALYRSAEDSREVFLDEGVASHKLGKPDEKLAGLYITEAE, from the coding sequence TTGAAACCACCTGAACTTCATTTTGCTCTCATCGGATGCGGGCGCATTGCCAAGAATCATCTTGGACCCATCACAGAAATACAAGGTGCAAAACTTGTTGCCGTGTGTGATCTGATTCCAGAGCGTGCCGAAGGCTACGCACAAAAATATAATGTGCCTGCTTATATCAACTATCACACCATGTTACAAAAGGAAAATGTGGATGTGGTCTGTATCCTCACACCCAGCGGAATCCATCCGCAGCATACCATAGATGTGATTTCTCGTTATAAAAAACATGTAGTCGTCGAAAAACCAATGGCATTGGCGCGGGATGATTTGGCGCGTATGAAATCCGCAGCGGATACCAATGGCGTAAAAATATTCCCCGTCTATCAGAACCGTTATAACAAAGCCGTGCAAAAAGTGCGTGATGATTTACTTTCAGGTGCGTTAGGTAAACCTGTGTTGGGAACAGTGCGCTTGCGTTGGTGCCGCCCGCAAACATATTATGACCGTGACGCATGGCGCGGTACTTGGGCCATGGATGGCGGCGCATTGACCAATCAGGGAATTCATTATATTGATTTGCTTCTGTATATGCTTGGCGATATTGAATCAGTAACAGCGCGTGCTGCCACGCAACTTGTAGATGTGGAAGTGGAAGATACATTTGTTGCCACCTTAAAATTCAAAAATGGTGCATTAGGTGTGATTGAAGTCACCACTGCGGCACGTCCTGATGATTTTGAAGCGTCCATTTCAGTGTTGGCAGAAAAAGGCACTGCCATTCTGACAGGTATTGCATCCAATCAACTTGGCACCTATACGCTTAACCCTGAAAATGCAAATACCTATTCAGAAGATTTCCCAGACGCATATGGATTCGGTCACTGGAATTTTTTCCGCGATGTGATTGCCGATTTAAAGGATGAAAAACCGCATCCGCTCTCCTTCGAAGAGGGCACGCGCGCGATCCGCCTGCTCAACGCTTTGTACCGCTCGGCGGAAGACAGCCGTGAAGTGTTTTTGGATGAAGGCGTTGCTTCGCATAAACTTGGCAAACCTGATGAAAAACTAGCCGGATTATATATTACAGAGGCTGAATGA
- a CDS encoding class I SAM-dependent methyltransferase produces the protein MSNELRLSEFEQLTAIVYGDTFALYDEKSFDEFLSPFYSRLKANKIDLNIFKDKRCLDAGCGGGRGSILMAQCGAREVIGVDLSPANIESSRKRAAQKGFTNLTFQQHSLIELPFEDESFDVVWCNGVLHHSENPDQGLREITRVLKKGGYLWLYLYGSGGIYWHVVDWIRETLQDVDVRDCISQLRLMDTPVRRIGEWIDDWFVPHLRRYTVEDVTLRLDELGYKNTQALQFGVQYDTSQRRVQATANELDLMGDGDVRHFCRKVNDVSGNRHVLPDPPDGKGSPYVDAPIVFQFDGLLSEVAKNLRKLESQRGFDIAPYKILVSRSVHTKVRSLIENAADFDSKALHKHLTDLNVLLDNFVSNRK, from the coding sequence ATGTCAAATGAATTAAGACTGAGTGAATTTGAGCAACTTACTGCCATTGTCTATGGAGATACTTTTGCGCTCTATGACGAGAAATCGTTTGATGAATTTCTTTCCCCGTTTTATAGCCGTTTGAAGGCAAATAAAATAGATCTAAATATATTTAAAGATAAGCGCTGTTTAGACGCTGGTTGTGGCGGGGGGCGTGGTTCAATTCTGATGGCGCAATGTGGTGCACGTGAAGTGATTGGGGTCGATCTTAGCCCTGCCAACATTGAAAGTTCCCGCAAACGTGCTGCTCAAAAGGGGTTTACCAATCTAACCTTTCAGCAACATTCCTTGATAGAACTTCCATTTGAAGATGAATCGTTTGATGTTGTTTGGTGTAATGGAGTATTGCATCATAGTGAGAACCCAGACCAGGGACTTCGGGAAATCACGCGTGTTCTTAAAAAGGGTGGGTATTTGTGGTTATATCTCTATGGGTCAGGTGGAATTTATTGGCATGTCGTAGATTGGATCCGCGAGACCTTACAGGACGTGGATGTGCGTGACTGCATTTCTCAGTTACGCCTAATGGATACTCCTGTGCGCAGGATCGGCGAATGGATTGATGATTGGTTTGTGCCGCATCTACGCCGTTATACAGTTGAAGATGTTACACTCCGTCTTGATGAACTTGGCTACAAAAATACGCAAGCGCTTCAATTTGGGGTGCAATATGATACATCTCAGCGTCGTGTGCAGGCTACTGCCAATGAATTGGATTTAATGGGGGATGGGGATGTGCGTCATTTTTGTCGCAAAGTAAATGATGTCAGTGGGAATCGCCATGTATTGCCTGATCCACCGGACGGAAAAGGCTCACCGTATGTTGATGCCCCTATAGTTTTTCAATTTGACGGGCTTCTTTCAGAGGTTGCCAAGAATTTAAGAAAACTTGAGTCGCAACGCGGTTTCGATATTGCCCCGTATAAAATACTTGTTAGTCGTTCTGTACATACCAAGGTGCGCAGCTTGATAGAAAATGCAGCTGATTTTGATTCGAAAGCACTTCATAAGCATCTGACAGATCTTAATGTTCTTTTGGATAATTTTGTCAGTAATAGAAAATAA